In a genomic window of Acropora muricata isolate sample 2 chromosome 2, ASM3666990v1, whole genome shotgun sequence:
- the LOC136900845 gene encoding uncharacterized protein isoform X2, translating to MKVFLKILPVTLLAEVVCGQFCTKETLDCSEAVPAITKLGSHSCACDNEMHSGALKFDKGNLYFCSEKEWKLVGLKSSSVMSQKPYGSHRENPGRTCDDILAKAGGKALKNGIYWIRVQESSSLFGRETLKVYCDMETGPGGWTMIFKLNGRRDPKSLAYQTLLKSAIAVEENNTDALSTKRNTDFSGYKSRIMTGEYFFLFGASEVMMLEKLTYWSYFCDKIFTKL from the exons ATGAAGGTTTTTCTGAAAATACTGCCTGTAACTCTTTTGGCTGAAGTTGTATGTGGCCAGTTTTGTACTAAAGAAACCCTTGATTGCAGTGAAGCCGTGCCAGCCATAACAAAGCTTGGATCTCATTCCTGTGCCTGTGATAATGAAATGCACTCTGGAGCCTTAAAGTTTGACAAAGGGAACCTGTATTTCTGTTCGGAAAAAGAATGGAAACTCGTTGGGCTTAAATCATCATCAGTAATGTCACAAAAGCCTTATGGCTCTCACCGAGAAAACCCGGGAAGAACTTGCGATGATATTCTGGCTAAGGCTGGTGGAAAAGCACTCAAAAATGGAATCTACTGGATACGTGTTCAAG AATCATCATCTCTCTTTGGTAGGGAGACGCTTAAAGTGTATTGTGACATGGAAACAGGACCAGGAG GTTGGACCATGATATTCAAACTAAATGGTAGACGTGATCCTAAGTCTTTGGCGTATCAGACATTGCTTAAGAGCGCTATTGCTGTTGAGGAAAACAATACAGACGCTTTGTCTACAAAACGGAACACGGACTTCAGCGGATACAAAAGCCGAATTATGACAGGAGAGTATTTCTTCTTATTCGGTGCATCTGAG
- the LOC136900845 gene encoding uncharacterized protein isoform X1 → MKVFLKILPVTLLAEVVCGQFCTKETLDCSEAVPAITKLGSHSCACDNEMHSGALKFDKGNLYFCSEKEWKLVGLKSSSVMSQKPYGSHRENPGRTCDDILAKAGGKALKNGIYWIRVQESSSLFGRETLKVYCDMETGPGGWTMIFKLNGRRDPKSLAYQTLLKSAIAVEENNTDALSTKRNTDFSGYKSRIMTGEYFFLFGASEAKMVLYKDDKPLKKYITFDVKGADSYSWIVHQTLNKSSWNDMKGSSFYGDNENVFATTVKKNGVFFFDKYKSDVCEVSTGWLRVIDFGERCQNFPFQKEAGIYFSKSNNAALWKKGDDVGEADILVILLR, encoded by the exons ATGAAGGTTTTTCTGAAAATACTGCCTGTAACTCTTTTGGCTGAAGTTGTATGTGGCCAGTTTTGTACTAAAGAAACCCTTGATTGCAGTGAAGCCGTGCCAGCCATAACAAAGCTTGGATCTCATTCCTGTGCCTGTGATAATGAAATGCACTCTGGAGCCTTAAAGTTTGACAAAGGGAACCTGTATTTCTGTTCGGAAAAAGAATGGAAACTCGTTGGGCTTAAATCATCATCAGTAATGTCACAAAAGCCTTATGGCTCTCACCGAGAAAACCCGGGAAGAACTTGCGATGATATTCTGGCTAAGGCTGGTGGAAAAGCACTCAAAAATGGAATCTACTGGATACGTGTTCAAG AATCATCATCTCTCTTTGGTAGGGAGACGCTTAAAGTGTATTGTGACATGGAAACAGGACCAGGAG GTTGGACCATGATATTCAAACTAAATGGTAGACGTGATCCTAAGTCTTTGGCGTATCAGACATTGCTTAAGAGCGCTATTGCTGTTGAGGAAAACAATACAGACGCTTTGTCTACAAAACGGAACACGGACTTCAGCGGATACAAAAGCCGAATTATGACAGGAGAGTATTTCTTCTTATTCGGTGCATCTGAG GCGAAAATGGTATTGTACAAAGATGACAAGCCACTTAAAAAATACATCACGTTCGATGTAAAGGGAGCAGATTCGTATTCATGGATTGTGCATCAAACATTGAATAAAAGCAGTTGGAATGACATGAAAGGCAGTTCATTTTATGGTGATAATGAAAATGTCTTCGCGACGACTGTAAAGAAAAACGGTGTATTTTTCTTCGACAAGTATAAAAGTGACGTCTGTGAGGTCAGCACGGGGTGGCTACGAGTCATAGATTTCGGAGAAAGATGCCAAAATTTTCCATTCCAGAAAGAAGCTGGAATTTATTTCAGCAAGAGCAACAATGCTGCCTTATGGAAAAAAG
- the LOC136900809 gene encoding uncharacterized protein isoform X1 has protein sequence MAAKRRRVTSELLEIMAAEGGSSEGSSSDSSDDDSMDDLELLLLQNVLCGTEFDVHLNFEDISEDDFPSLFRKKELWYKYEQTKKRRSGYLQTSTPQNEMRRCMDRKNPIT, from the exons ATGGCGGCGAAACGTCG ACGAGTTACATCAGAACTCTTAGAAATTATGGCAGCCGAAGGTGGAAGTAGTGAGGGGTCTTCAAGCGATAGCTCAGATGACGATAGTATGGATGACTTGGAGTTGCTGTTACTTCAAAATGTACTTTGTGGGACAGAATTTGATGTTCATTTGAACTTTGAGGACATAAGTGAGGATGACTTCCCAAGTTTGTTCAG AAAAAAGGAATTATGGTACAAATATGAACAAACGAAAAAGAGAAG ATCTGGTTATCTGCAAACTTCAACGCCCCAGAATGAGATGCGTCGTTGCATGGACAGGAAGAATCCGATAACTTGA
- the LOC136900809 gene encoding uncharacterized protein isoform X2: MAAKRRRVTSELLEIMAAEGGSSEGSSSDSSDDDSMDDLELLLLQNVLCGTEFDVHLNFEDISEDDFPSLFRSGYLQTSTPQNEMRRCMDRKNPIT; encoded by the exons ATGGCGGCGAAACGTCG ACGAGTTACATCAGAACTCTTAGAAATTATGGCAGCCGAAGGTGGAAGTAGTGAGGGGTCTTCAAGCGATAGCTCAGATGACGATAGTATGGATGACTTGGAGTTGCTGTTACTTCAAAATGTACTTTGTGGGACAGAATTTGATGTTCATTTGAACTTTGAGGACATAAGTGAGGATGACTTCCCAAGTTTGTTCAG ATCTGGTTATCTGCAAACTTCAACGCCCCAGAATGAGATGCGTCGTTGCATGGACAGGAAGAATCCGATAACTTGA